The Halofilum ochraceum genome includes a region encoding these proteins:
- the moaB gene encoding molybdenum cofactor biosynthesis protein B, whose amino-acid sequence MAAEERSFQPLHIAVLTVSDSRTEATDKSGQLLADRLESAGHHLGDRRIVRDDRYAIRAVVSDWIARADIDAVIATGGTGLTGRDGTPEALAPLFDKTIEGFGEIFRAISYEEIGTSALQSRAIAGVANRTFVFALPGSSGACRTGFDRIIRDQLDYRTRPCNLVELRPRLDER is encoded by the coding sequence ATGGCCGCCGAAGAGCGCAGCTTCCAGCCACTGCACATCGCCGTGCTGACCGTCTCCGACAGCCGCACGGAGGCCACGGACAAGTCGGGACAACTGCTTGCGGATCGACTGGAATCGGCTGGCCATCACCTCGGTGATCGCCGTATCGTGCGCGACGATCGCTATGCGATCCGCGCGGTCGTGTCCGACTGGATCGCGCGCGCGGATATCGACGCAGTGATCGCCACCGGCGGCACCGGCCTCACCGGCCGCGATGGGACACCCGAGGCCCTCGCGCCGCTGTTCGACAAAACGATCGAGGGGTTCGGCGAGATCTTCCGCGCGATTTCCTACGAGGAGATCGGGACGTCGGCTCTACAGTCGCGTGCGATCGCCGGCGTGGCGAACCGGACCTTCGTATTTGCATTGCCGGGCTCGTCCGGGGCCTGTCGGACCGGGTTTGACCGGATCATCCGCGACCAGCTCGACTACCGCACCCGACCCTGCAATCTGGTCGAACTGCGGCCGCGTCTCGACGAACGATAA
- a CDS encoding carbohydrate ABC transporter permease — protein MHRNVRKSGFYFAVVGLVLFSILPILYAVITVFKKQSELFDADANPFIYERGPTIEHLIFLFTDTKYPLFLWNSLIIGICVVAITVLLAVPAAYALARLTGRWGESSGMAIFLVYLVPPSLLFLPLFRIVVDLNLTNTIWSLVLVLPTATVPFCTWLLLGFFRSVPRELDEAALIDGCSRFQAFRKVVLPQALPGIGACVVFAFSLSLANYIYSVTFISESASRNLSAGVPMELIRGDVYFWPSLMAATAIVAIPLGIAYGLLFDYLVRGFQSAGAEAKG, from the coding sequence ATGCACAGAAACGTACGCAAGTCGGGCTTCTACTTCGCGGTCGTCGGTCTCGTACTGTTCTCGATCCTGCCGATTCTTTATGCGGTGATCACCGTATTCAAGAAGCAGTCCGAGCTCTTCGATGCGGACGCCAACCCGTTCATCTACGAACGCGGCCCGACCATCGAACACCTGATTTTCCTGTTCACCGACACGAAGTATCCACTGTTCCTGTGGAACTCGCTGATCATCGGTATCTGCGTGGTGGCCATCACGGTGCTGCTGGCGGTGCCGGCCGCCTACGCCCTGGCCCGGCTGACGGGCCGCTGGGGCGAGAGCTCAGGGATGGCGATCTTCCTGGTCTATCTGGTGCCGCCGTCGCTGCTGTTTCTGCCCCTGTTCCGGATCGTGGTCGATCTCAACCTGACCAACACGATCTGGTCACTGGTGCTCGTACTGCCCACTGCCACCGTGCCGTTCTGCACTTGGCTGCTGCTCGGCTTCTTCCGCTCGGTACCGCGGGAGCTCGATGAGGCCGCGCTGATCGATGGCTGCTCGCGCTTCCAGGCGTTCCGCAAGGTCGTGCTACCCCAGGCGTTGCCAGGTATCGGCGCCTGCGTGGTCTTCGCATTCTCGCTGTCGCTGGCGAACTACATCTACTCGGTCACCTTCATCAGCGAGAGCGCCTCACGCAACCTGAGCGCGGGCGTGCCCATGGAACTGATCCGCGGCGACGTCTATTTCTGGCCCTCGCTGATGGCGGCGACCGCGATCGTGGCGATTCCACTCGGGATCGCCTATGGCCTGCTGTTCGACTACCTGGTCCGCGGCTTCCAGAGCGCGGGTGCCGAGGCCAAGGGCTGA
- a CDS encoding carbohydrate ABC transporter permease, with product MSTATGRHHPVSAAPTGLLGRVSEALERPGVLGLVMLAPAVLYVVFFVAVPFFMAILLSLSDATAGDPRIDNFVGLDNFIAVTGQEAFWTALWNSLIITAATVTTIVVLATIAVEILAREFRGKRLVQVLFMMPWAMPVSLAAITWLWLLDSQFSPIDWILVQIGILGPDGIFGPSRHVYYLGRTGWGMASAVFVDAWRTLPLATIIVLAGRLSIPRERLEQAQIDGAGFFRTLFRIVLPALAPVLIVAILFTALLVIGEVSTIELLTRGGPGHSTQILPLWAYEKGIESGDLGQGAAIALFLFPVLLAAAIVALRFASRLHRD from the coding sequence ATGAGTACCGCGACCGGACGACACCACCCCGTATCGGCAGCCCCCACCGGTCTGTTGGGGCGCGTCAGCGAGGCACTCGAACGCCCGGGCGTGCTGGGACTCGTCATGCTGGCGCCGGCGGTCCTTTATGTCGTGTTCTTCGTCGCCGTTCCCTTCTTCATGGCGATCCTGCTCAGCCTGAGCGATGCGACCGCCGGCGATCCGCGGATCGACAATTTCGTCGGACTCGACAATTTCATCGCCGTGACCGGCCAGGAGGCGTTCTGGACGGCCCTGTGGAACAGCCTGATCATCACCGCGGCGACCGTCACGACCATCGTCGTGCTGGCGACCATCGCCGTGGAGATACTGGCGCGCGAATTCCGTGGCAAGCGGCTGGTACAGGTCCTGTTCATGATGCCGTGGGCGATGCCGGTGTCACTGGCCGCGATCACGTGGCTGTGGTTACTGGATTCGCAGTTCAGTCCGATCGACTGGATCCTGGTCCAGATCGGCATCCTCGGACCGGACGGAATCTTCGGGCCAAGCCGTCACGTGTACTACCTCGGCCGCACGGGCTGGGGCATGGCATCGGCCGTTTTCGTCGACGCCTGGCGGACCCTGCCGCTGGCGACCATCATCGTGCTCGCCGGACGCCTGTCCATCCCGCGTGAACGGCTCGAGCAGGCCCAGATCGACGGCGCCGGTTTCTTCCGGACCCTGTTCCGCATCGTGCTGCCGGCGCTGGCCCCGGTGTTGATCGTCGCCATCCTGTTCACCGCCCTGCTGGTGATCGGCGAGGTCTCGACGATCGAACTGCTGACGCGCGGCGGCCCGGGACATTCGACCCAGATCCTCCCGCTCTGGGCCTACGAGAAAGGCATCGAGAGCGGCGACCTCGGCCAGGGGGCGGCGATCGCGCTGTTCCTGTTCCCCGTCCTGCTGGCGGCGGCGATCGTGGCGCTACGCTTCGCATCCCGCCTGCACCGCGACTGA